A section of the Flavobacterium sp. CG_23.5 genome encodes:
- the lgt gene encoding prolipoprotein diacylglyceryl transferase, whose amino-acid sequence MIELYINWDFDSQIINIFGFPLKYYGLLFGSGLLLCAYILKGIFKRENLKDSAHEALFIYGIVGILVGARLGHCLFYDFEYYSKNILEIFLPIKINQIGEIKFTGYTGLASHGGTIGLIVSLYLYSRKYEIKYLKILDLIAIVAPLGATFIRLANLMNSEMIGNPTTMPWAFIFRRVDNIPRHPAQLYEAISYLIIFIIVFTIYKTENIKLGNGFLFGLAITLIFIMRILIEFVKINQVEFEDGMKLNMGQMLSIPFIIIGMYFMGKNLIKKNLNKKPATKS is encoded by the coding sequence ATGATTGAATTATACATAAATTGGGATTTTGACTCGCAAATAATTAATATTTTCGGGTTTCCATTAAAATATTACGGACTGTTATTTGGTTCTGGTTTACTTTTATGCGCATACATTCTAAAAGGAATTTTCAAAAGAGAAAACTTAAAAGATAGCGCACACGAAGCGTTGTTTATATACGGTATAGTTGGAATTCTTGTCGGAGCAAGACTTGGACATTGTCTATTTTATGACTTTGAGTATTATTCAAAAAATATATTAGAAATATTTTTACCAATCAAAATAAATCAAATCGGAGAAATAAAATTTACTGGCTATACTGGCTTAGCAAGCCACGGCGGAACAATCGGATTGATTGTTTCACTTTATTTATATTCAAGAAAATACGAAATAAAATATCTTAAAATACTTGATTTAATTGCCATTGTTGCACCACTTGGTGCAACATTTATAAGACTTGCTAATTTAATGAACTCAGAAATGATTGGTAATCCGACTACAATGCCTTGGGCATTTATATTTAGACGTGTTGACAATATACCAAGACATCCAGCCCAACTTTATGAAGCAATTTCGTATTTAATAATTTTCATTATAGTTTTTACCATTTACAAAACGGAAAACATAAAGTTAGGAAATGGTTTCTTGTTTGGTTTAGCAATAACTTTAATTTTCATAATGAGAATTTTAATTGAGTTTGTAAAAATAAATCAAGTGGAATTTGAAGATGGAATGAAATTAAATATGGGACAAATGTTGAGTATTCCATTTATAATAATAGGAATGTATTTTATGGGTAAAAATTTAATAAAAAAGAACCTAAATAAAAAACCAGCCACCAAAAGCTAA
- a CDS encoding T9SS type A sorting domain-containing protein, which yields MKKILPFLLLGSSMLSFAQLQVNTLNLTTNDLVYDSFTNKIYASIPSSNGSNGNSIGIINPTNNTLVNTVFIGSEPTVLAISDNGQYIYSGFSGSSTVRRFDVANQTAGLQFSLGSDPSTGSFYVEDIEVMPGQSTTIAISRKNNGFSPRHEGVVIYDNNVMRPTTTPDHTGSNRIEFTSPNALIGYNNETTEFGIRRLSVNNSGVTNVSVAQNVLSNFYLDFIYKDNYLYSFDGKVVDITTAPFVIGKFTNTTGPVVYDTYYNRVCFASYDFSGNITFKRFNPNTFLLFDSLPISQAFGSVKNIITCGNGCYAFNTTDNKVIIIKDSTLGLSELETKNRLTIYPNPTSDYLYIKSEIEIKEIIISDLNGRIINNIDHVDNKISLKNLETGLYIAKLIDINGNVKTEKIIKK from the coding sequence ATGAAAAAAATTCTACCTTTTCTATTGCTTGGAAGTAGCATGTTATCATTTGCACAATTACAGGTTAATACACTAAACTTAACAACAAATGATTTGGTATACGATTCATTTACAAATAAAATTTATGCAAGTATCCCTAGTTCAAATGGTTCAAACGGAAATAGTATTGGAATCATTAATCCTACTAATAATACATTAGTAAACACTGTCTTTATAGGTAGTGAGCCTACAGTTTTGGCAATTTCTGATAATGGTCAATATATATATTCCGGCTTTAGCGGTTCTTCAACAGTTAGAAGATTTGATGTTGCAAATCAAACTGCAGGTCTTCAATTTAGTTTAGGAAGTGACCCTTCTACAGGTTCGTTTTATGTGGAAGATATTGAAGTTATGCCAGGTCAATCAACAACTATTGCTATTTCAAGAAAAAATAATGGCTTTTCACCTAGACACGAAGGAGTTGTAATTTACGACAATAATGTCATGAGACCAACAACAACACCTGACCATACAGGAAGTAACAGAATAGAATTTACAAGTCCAAACGCATTAATTGGATACAATAATGAAACAACCGAGTTTGGAATTAGAAGATTATCTGTAAATAATAGTGGAGTAACTAATGTAAGTGTAGCTCAAAATGTTTTATCTAACTTTTATTTAGATTTTATTTACAAAGACAATTATCTGTATTCATTTGACGGTAAAGTTGTAGATATTACAACTGCACCATTCGTAATTGGAAAATTTACAAATACAACAGGTCCAGTTGTTTATGATACATATTACAATAGAGTTTGCTTTGCAAGTTATGATTTTTCTGGAAATATTACATTCAAGAGGTTTAACCCAAATACATTTTTGCTTTTTGATAGTTTACCTATTTCGCAAGCATTTGGTTCAGTGAAGAATATTATAACATGCGGAAATGGTTGTTACGCCTTTAATACAACTGACAATAAAGTTATAATTATTAAAGATTCTACTTTGGGATTATCTGAATTAGAAACTAAAAATAGATTAACCATTTATCCAAATCCCACATCAGATTATTTATATATTAAAAGTGAGATAGAAATAAAAGAAATCATAATTTCTGATTTAAATGGTAGAATAATAAATAATATTGATCATGTAGATAATAAAATATCTTTAAAAAATTTAGAAACTGGTTTATATATAGCGAAATTGATAGATATTAATGGTAACGTAAAGACCGAAAAAATTATAAAAAAATAG